The genomic interval CCCCGCGCCGATGACGATCGACCCCTTGGGGAGTTCGTAGGTGCCGATACGGCGGTCCAGGATCAGCGAGTAGAACGCCTTCTGCACATCCGGTGTGGCCGCGTTGAGTTCGTCGAGGAACAGGCAGTACGGCTCGTCCCGCGCGATCGCCTCCGGCGGACAGAACACCGACCGCCCGTCCCGGATCTGCGGCACCCCGATCAGGTCCTCGGGCGCGAGCTGCGTACCGAGCAGACTCACGCACTCAAGCCCCAGCGACTCGGCGAACTCCCTTACCAGGGACGACTTTCCGATGCCGGGCGCACCCCAGATGAACACGGGCCGCACGGTCGCGAGCCCGAGCAGCAACTCCGGTATGCGAGCGGGGGTGACAGTGACGGCAGCCTGCAAAGCAGCAGCTCCTGAAGGAGGTTCGAGGCGGGGAGACTCCAACAGTGTGTGCCTACGGCCGACCCACCGCAGCCGATTTTCAGGCGGCCCGCTCCGACTGCTCGTCCGTCAGCGGCACTTGGGGTCCGTCGCACTCGCGCAGCCACCGCCGCAGAACCCGGTGCACATGCTCGGCGCCGACGAGGTCCTCGCCGTCGTCGACCGGTGCGGAGAAGGTGTGCGGGGAGAGCAGGAACGGCTCGGCCTGGGCGCCGCCGAGGCCGCCGTGCGAGCCGATCTGCTCCTCGAAGGCGAGGACTTCGCCCTCGGCGGGGTCGTACCAGGAGTTGACCATGATGTCGGCGGTGTGCGGGAAGGAGTGGGTGCGCCGGACCGCGTCCGCGACACCGGGGCCGAAGTCCGCCAACGGGCCCTGCTTGTCGTCGAGTTCGGCCACCGGGAGTTCGGCACCGTGCGCTCCCAGGACGACCCCGCCGTGCTCCTCGCTGCGGACGAGGACGAAGCCGACGCCGGGGTGGTTGGCGAGGGTCGTGAGCAGCGCCGGATGCCGGGCGTCGATCTCCTCCTTGGTCATGCGGTGCGGCACGTCCGGGAAGGAGACCAGGCCGAGGTTGCCGGAGGCGAGCACGACCGGCTCGGAGTGGCGGCCGGGGTGGCGGTGCTGCCCGTCCTTCTCCTCGACCGGCCGACGCAGCGCGGCGCGGACGGCGGCGCGGGCCTCGGCACCGCTGTGGGTGCGCCGGGCCCGGCGCGGCACGGGCAGCCCGCAGCCCGCGCGGACCAGGTCGCCGAGGGTGAGACCGTAGCGGCCCTGGAAGGTCTCGCCGGGGCTCTGGCCGTGGTCGGAGAGGACGACGATGCGGTACGGGCGCGGGGCGTGCTCGGCGACGTTCTCGATCAACGCGATGGAACGGTCCAAGCGTTGGAGGACCTTGGCGGCGTCGCGGCTGCGCGGTCCGGAGTGGTGGGCGACCTCGTCGTAGGCCACGAGGTCGGCGTAGATGGCGGTGCGGCCCGCGAGCATGTCGCCCATGACGGCCGCGACGACGACGTCCCGTTCGACGACGGTCGCGAAGGCGCGGACGAGGGGGTAGAGGCCGCCGCGCTTGATCCGGGGGCGCTGCTTGGTGAGGCGGCTGCGGGTCGACTGGCCGATCTCGCGGCCGACCTCGGCGACGAAGGACATGGCGGTGCGGACGGCGTTGGCCGGGTCGGAGAAGTAGGCGAAGTAGCCGGCGCGGGAACGGTTCTCGCGGCCCCGGCGGCGAATGGCGATGGACAGGACGAGGGCCTGTTCGTCGGCGCCGCCGCTGAACAGGTTGCCGCGGCTGGCGCCGTCGAGCGTGAGGAGACCGCCGTCGCCGGTGAACTCGACGGCGCGGCGCTGGAGTTCGGCGGCACTGGTCGGGCGGTTGCAGACCATCACCTCGCCGGTGTCCTTCTCGTACCAGCGGAACGCGGGGATGTCGTGGTTGGAGCCGTGCAGGATGCCGAGCTGGCTGGCGCCGGTCTGGCTGGACCAGTCGGTGCGCCAGGAGGTGAGGCGGTGGGTGGGGCGGTCGCCGCCGAGGAGCTTCGCGACGGTCGGCATCAGGCCCTTGGCCACCGCGCCGAGCAGGACGTCGTGGCCGACGCCGTCGAGCTGGAGGAAGACGGTGCCGGGCGAGGACGGGCCGGGCGGCATGGCTCTTCGGCGGCGGTCGGCGAGGCGGTAGAGGCGGCGGCGGTAGGCGTCGTCGTCGCGCACGGCGAGGGCACCGCCGGTGGCGGAGGCGACGGCGGACATCACGGCGGCCACGACGACGGCGGTCTCGGGGGCGACCTGGCCGCGCAGCCCGCCGTCCGGATTGATCCGCAGGGCGATCAGCAGCAGCGACCCGTTGAGCACGAACACGAGGAGCCCGAGGACGAGCGCGGGCACCAGCAGCAACAGCCGTACCAGCAGCGGCCAGACGAGTGCCGACAGCAGACCGAAGGCACCGGCGCCGAACGCGGCCGTGACCCCGATCCGGGTGGCGCTGTCGCCGTCCGCCGACTGGAGCTTGAAGTCCGGCAGGATCCCGGCGAGCACCAGCATGGTGACCGTGGAGACCGCCCACACCGCGACACTGCGCCCGACCTGACTGGCGAGCCGCCGCCAACGCGCTCCACCCACGCCCCGTACACCTCACGTCCCTGGCCCGACGACCTGGCGGGCCTGTGCCCAGCCTGTCATACGGGACGCGGGGACCCCGGAGCGAGAAGCGGGGCCCCGGAGCTAGCGGCCGTCGTAGCCCGCCGTCGGCATGGACAGCCGTCGGTGCACGCTGGCCTTCATCTGGGCGTCGTAGCAGGGTTCCGCGCGGCCGACCGTCTCGATGCGCACCCCGCGTCGCGCGCACTCGTCGGTGAACTCCTCGACGGAGGACAGCGCGCTCTCCAGGACCCGGCGGCTGGGGGCGACGAACAGGTCGAGGCCCGGGCGGACGCCGTCCCACAGGGCGGTGTGGTCGGGGCGCAGCCCGCGCACCAGGAGCTCGCGGGCGATCACATAGCCGTGGTCGGCGGCCCAGCGGGCGCACATCGCGTGCTGGCTGCGGGAGTCGACCAGGAAGGGGTCGTCGTCCAGCTCCTCCAGCGGCGTCAGGCTGGCGATCGCCGTGACCCGCAGCCGCGAGCGCATACCCGAGGCACCGCGTACCTGTCCCATGGCGTCCCCCTCACCTCCGGGTTTCGCCGCCGACCCTACTCCTGCCCGTAGGCTTCGGGGGAGTCGCGCGAAGGAGGCAAAGAAGGTGCCGGTGGAGATCACCTGGTGGGGTCACGCCACCTGCACGATCGAGGACTCGGACACGCGCGTCCTCACCGACCCCCTGTTCGCGCGCCGCCTCGCGCACCTACGACGCCGTCGGGGCGCGGTGCCGCCGCCCGAGGCCCATCGCGCGGACCTGGCGCTCGTCTCCCACCTCCACGCCGACCACCTGCACCTTCCCTCGCTCGCCGCCCTCGCCCCGGGCACGCGCCTGCTCGTGCCCCGGGGCGCACTCCGCGCGGTGCCCGGACTGCGCCGGCTCCGGCGGCTGCGGATCGACGAGGTGTCCCCCGGCGACCAGACGATGGTCGGTGACCTGGTCGTACGGGCCGTGCCC from Streptomyces sp. NBC_01288 carries:
- a CDS encoding phage holin family protein, with the translated sequence MGGARWRRLASQVGRSVAVWAVSTVTMLVLAGILPDFKLQSADGDSATRIGVTAAFGAGAFGLLSALVWPLLVRLLLLVPALVLGLLVFVLNGSLLLIALRINPDGGLRGQVAPETAVVVAAVMSAVASATGGALAVRDDDAYRRRLYRLADRRRRAMPPGPSSPGTVFLQLDGVGHDVLLGAVAKGLMPTVAKLLGGDRPTHRLTSWRTDWSSQTGASQLGILHGSNHDIPAFRWYEKDTGEVMVCNRPTSAAELQRRAVEFTGDGGLLTLDGASRGNLFSGGADEQALVLSIAIRRRGRENRSRAGYFAYFSDPANAVRTAMSFVAEVGREIGQSTRSRLTKQRPRIKRGGLYPLVRAFATVVERDVVVAAVMGDMLAGRTAIYADLVAYDEVAHHSGPRSRDAAKVLQRLDRSIALIENVAEHAPRPYRIVVLSDHGQSPGETFQGRYGLTLGDLVRAGCGLPVPRRARRTHSGAEARAAVRAALRRPVEEKDGQHRHPGRHSEPVVLASGNLGLVSFPDVPHRMTKEEIDARHPALLTTLANHPGVGFVLVRSEEHGGVVLGAHGAELPVAELDDKQGPLADFGPGVADAVRRTHSFPHTADIMVNSWYDPAEGEVLAFEEQIGSHGGLGGAQAEPFLLSPHTFSAPVDDGEDLVGAEHVHRVLRRWLRECDGPQVPLTDEQSERAA